In Streptomyces ambofaciens ATCC 23877, a single genomic region encodes these proteins:
- the kdpA gene encoding potassium-transporting ATPase subunit KdpA, whose amino-acid sequence MSPVLAGVLQLLALIAALALAYVPLGNYMARAYSSDTHWRVEKWIYKGIGADPDTEMRWPAYLRGVLAFSLAGVLFLYLLQRLQGVLPGSLGFASIDPDQAFNTAASFVANTNWQSYYGEQAMGHVVQTAGLAVQNFVSAAVGIAVAVALVRGFARSRTGELGNFWADLVRGVVRVLVPIAVVGALILVACGVIQNFSGIHEVGQFMGGTQQWNGGAVASQEVIKELGTNGGGYFNANSAHPFENPTPFTNLFEIFLILVIPVALTRTFGVMVGSVRQGHAILATMGTIWVGFVALMMWTEFAHHGPALQAAGGAMEGKELRFGIGGSSIFAVSTTLTSTGAVDSFHSSYTGLGGGITMLGMMLGEIAPGGVGSGLYGMLVMAVIAVFIAGLMVGRTPEYLGKKIGTREIKFAALYILITPALVLVLTAAAMALPTPGNSMTNSGAHGFSEILYAYTSASNNNGSAFAGLNADTQWFNSTLGLAMLLGRFLPMVFVLALAGSLAEQKPVPATAGTLRTEKPLFTGLLAGAILIITGLTYFPALALGPLAEGLAA is encoded by the coding sequence ATGAGCCCCGTCCTCGCCGGCGTGCTCCAGCTGCTCGCGCTCATAGCGGCGCTGGCGCTCGCCTACGTCCCCCTCGGCAACTACATGGCCAGGGCCTACTCCTCCGACACGCACTGGCGCGTGGAGAAGTGGATCTACAAGGGCATCGGTGCCGACCCGGACACAGAGATGCGCTGGCCCGCGTACCTGCGCGGCGTCCTCGCCTTCTCCCTCGCCGGAGTCCTCTTCCTCTACCTGCTCCAGCGGCTCCAGGGCGTGCTGCCCGGCTCGCTGGGGTTCGCCTCCATCGACCCGGACCAGGCGTTCAACACCGCCGCGTCCTTCGTGGCCAACACCAACTGGCAGTCGTACTACGGCGAGCAGGCCATGGGCCACGTCGTGCAGACCGCCGGGCTTGCCGTGCAGAACTTCGTCTCGGCCGCCGTCGGCATCGCCGTGGCCGTCGCCCTCGTCCGCGGCTTCGCTCGGTCCCGCACCGGTGAACTCGGCAACTTCTGGGCGGACCTGGTCCGCGGTGTCGTCCGCGTCCTGGTGCCCATCGCCGTGGTCGGCGCGTTGATCCTGGTGGCCTGCGGGGTCATCCAGAACTTCTCCGGCATCCACGAGGTCGGACAGTTCATGGGCGGCACGCAGCAGTGGAACGGCGGCGCTGTGGCCTCCCAGGAGGTCATCAAGGAGCTGGGCACCAACGGGGGCGGCTACTTCAACGCCAACTCCGCCCACCCCTTCGAGAACCCCACCCCGTTCACCAACCTCTTCGAGATCTTTCTGATCCTGGTCATCCCGGTCGCCCTGACCCGGACCTTCGGTGTCATGGTCGGCTCGGTCCGCCAGGGTCACGCGATCCTCGCGACCATGGGCACCATCTGGGTCGGCTTCGTCGCCCTGATGATGTGGACCGAGTTCGCCCATCACGGCCCGGCGCTGCAGGCGGCCGGGGGCGCGATGGAGGGCAAGGAGCTGCGCTTCGGCATCGGCGGCTCGTCGATCTTCGCGGTGTCGACCACCCTGACTTCCACCGGCGCCGTGGACTCCTTCCACTCCTCCTACACCGGCCTGGGGGGCGGCATCACCATGCTCGGCATGATGCTGGGCGAGATCGCGCCGGGCGGTGTGGGCTCCGGTCTCTACGGCATGCTGGTCATGGCGGTCATCGCGGTGTTCATCGCCGGTCTGATGGTCGGCCGCACCCCCGAGTACCTGGGCAAGAAGATCGGCACCCGCGAGATCAAGTTCGCGGCCCTCTACATCCTCATCACGCCCGCCCTGGTCCTGGTCCTCACCGCCGCCGCCATGGCCCTGCCGACCCCGGGCAACTCGATGACCAACAGCGGGGCGCACGGATTCTCCGAGATCCTCTACGCCTACACGTCGGCCTCGAACAACAACGGCTCCGCCTTCGCCGGCCTGAACGCCGACACGCAGTGGTTCAACAGCACCCTCGGCCTCGCCATGCTCCTCGGCCGCTTCCTGCCGATGGTGTTCGTCCTGGCGCTCGCCGGCTCGCTGGCCGAGCAGAAACCGGTCCCCGCCACCGCGGGCACCCTGCGCACCGAGAAGCCGCTGTTCACCGGCCTGCTGGCGGGCGCCATCCTCATCATCACCGGTCTGACGTACTTCCCGGCACTCGCGCTGGGCCCGCTCGCCGAAGGACTGGCGGCATGA
- the kdpF gene encoding K(+)-transporting ATPase subunit F, producing MTVENIVGLIVAVSLLGYLALALIYPERF from the coding sequence GTGACCGTCGAGAACATCGTCGGCCTGATCGTGGCCGTCTCCCTGCTCGGTTACCTCGCCCTCGCCCTGATCTACCCGGAGAGGTTCTGA
- the kdpB gene encoding potassium-transporting ATPase subunit KdpB has translation MSTATPTRAPHSDAPTGHQPEEGRVGAGLFDPRQLARSLPDAFRKLDPRVMVKSPVMFVVLVGSVLTTVFSFKDPGDWFGWAISAWLWLTVLFANLAEAVAEGRGKAQADTLRKAKTDTVARRVDGTEVPGTELRIGDLVVCEAGDVIPGDGDVVEGVASVDESAITGESAPVIRESGGDRSAVTGGTKVLSDRIVVRITTKPGETFIDRMINLVEGAARQKTPNEIALNILLASLTVVFLLACATLPPFADYAGTHLTMVVLVALLVCLIPTTIGALLSAIGIAGMDRLVQRNVLAMSGRAVEAAGDVSTLLLDKTGTITLGNRQAAEFVPVRGTTETQLADAAQLSSLADETPEGRSVVVLAKEKYGLRERQQGELAGAEWIEFTAQTRMSGVDVDGRRVRKGAAGSVTGWVRERGGTVAEDAAATADRISEAGGTPLLVAVEDERGARVLGVVHLKDVVKEGMRERFEELRRMGIKTVMITGDNPLTAKAIADEAGVDDFLAEATPEDKMALIKREQAGGKLVAMTGDGTNDAPALAQADVGVAMNTGTSAAKEAGNMVDLDSNPTKLIEIVEIGKQLLITRGALTTFSIANDVAKYFAIIPALFAAVYPGLDKLNIMGLSSPDSAILSAVIFNAVIIVVLVPLALRGVRYRPMSADRMLRRNLTVYGLGGLIAPFIGIKIIDLIVSLIPGIG, from the coding sequence ATGTCCACAGCCACCCCGACCCGGGCGCCGCACAGCGACGCACCCACCGGGCACCAGCCGGAGGAGGGTCGCGTCGGCGCGGGCCTCTTCGACCCGAGGCAACTCGCCAGGTCGCTGCCCGACGCCTTCCGCAAGCTCGACCCGCGGGTGATGGTCAAGTCGCCCGTCATGTTCGTCGTTCTCGTCGGCTCCGTCCTGACCACCGTCTTCTCCTTCAAGGACCCGGGCGACTGGTTCGGCTGGGCGATCAGCGCCTGGCTCTGGCTGACCGTGCTCTTCGCCAACCTGGCGGAGGCCGTTGCCGAGGGGCGCGGCAAGGCGCAGGCCGACACCCTGCGCAAGGCCAAGACCGACACCGTCGCCCGCCGCGTCGACGGCACCGAGGTTCCCGGCACCGAACTGAGGATCGGCGACCTGGTGGTCTGCGAGGCCGGCGACGTCATCCCCGGCGACGGCGATGTCGTCGAGGGTGTCGCCTCCGTCGACGAGTCGGCGATCACCGGCGAGTCGGCGCCCGTCATCCGGGAGTCCGGCGGCGACCGCAGCGCCGTCACCGGCGGGACGAAGGTGCTCTCCGACCGCATCGTCGTCCGGATCACCACCAAGCCGGGCGAGACCTTCATCGACCGGATGATCAACCTCGTCGAAGGGGCGGCCCGGCAGAAGACGCCAAACGAGATCGCGCTGAACATCCTGCTGGCCTCGCTGACCGTCGTCTTCCTGCTGGCCTGCGCCACCCTCCCGCCCTTCGCCGACTACGCCGGCACTCACCTGACGATGGTCGTCCTGGTGGCCCTGCTGGTCTGCCTCATCCCGACCACGATCGGCGCCCTGCTCTCCGCGATCGGCATCGCCGGCATGGACCGCCTGGTCCAGCGCAACGTGCTGGCCATGTCCGGCCGCGCCGTCGAGGCCGCCGGCGACGTCTCCACGCTGCTGCTGGACAAGACCGGCACCATCACGCTCGGCAACCGGCAGGCGGCCGAGTTCGTGCCGGTGCGCGGCACCACCGAGACGCAGCTGGCGGACGCCGCCCAGCTCTCCTCGTTGGCCGACGAGACCCCCGAGGGCCGCTCCGTCGTCGTCCTCGCCAAGGAGAAGTACGGGCTGCGCGAGCGGCAGCAGGGCGAGCTGGCCGGCGCAGAGTGGATCGAGTTCACGGCCCAGACCCGCATGTCCGGTGTGGACGTGGACGGTCGCAGGGTGCGCAAGGGCGCGGCGGGTTCGGTCACCGGCTGGGTCCGGGAGCGGGGCGGCACGGTCGCCGAGGACGCCGCCGCGACCGCCGACCGCATCTCCGAAGCGGGCGGCACGCCGCTGCTCGTCGCCGTCGAGGACGAGCGCGGTGCCCGGGTCCTGGGCGTCGTCCACCTCAAGGACGTCGTCAAGGAGGGGATGCGGGAGCGGTTCGAGGAACTGCGCCGCATGGGCATCAAGACGGTCATGATCACGGGCGACAACCCCCTGACCGCGAAGGCGATCGCGGACGAGGCGGGCGTCGACGACTTCCTCGCGGAGGCCACGCCCGAGGACAAGATGGCGCTCATCAAGCGGGAGCAGGCCGGCGGCAAGCTGGTCGCGATGACCGGCGACGGCACCAACGACGCGCCCGCGCTCGCGCAGGCCGACGTCGGCGTGGCGATGAACACGGGCACGTCGGCCGCCAAGGAGGCCGGCAACATGGTCGACCTCGACTCCAACCCGACCAAGCTCATCGAGATCGTCGAGATCGGCAAGCAGCTCCTGATCACCCGGGGCGCGCTGACGACGTTCTCCATCGCCAACGACGTCGCCAAGTACTTCGCGATCATTCCGGCGCTCTTCGCGGCGGTCTATCCGGGCCTGGACAAGCTCAACATCATGGGCCTGTCCTCGCCGGACTCCGCGATCCTGTCCGCGGTGATCTTCAACGCCGTGATCATCGTGGTACTGGTGCCGCTGGCCCTGCGCGGGGTGCGGTACCGGCCGATGAGCGCCGACCGGATGCTGCGCCGCAACCTCACCGTCTACGGCCTGGGCGGCCTGATCGCCCCGTTCATCGGCATCAAGATCATCGACCTCATCGTCTCGCTCATCCCCGGAATCGGCTGA
- a CDS encoding APC family permease — MGTTEHPPPHRLRAWMLEGMSDMGKGGGLQGPHAQPEPPHKGQPWYRVMCLTGVDYFSTLGYQPGIAALAAGLLSPVATIVLVIVTLAGALPVYRRVAEESPHGQGSIAMLERLLTFWKGKLFVLTLLGFAATDFLITITLSAADASTHLVENPHVADALHDKQLVITLILIALLGAVFLKGFLEAIGVAVVLVGIYLALNVVVVATGLWHVATEGHVVTDWSGALTAEHGNVFVMIGVALIVFPKLALGLSGFETGVAVMPHVRGGPSDTEEKPAGRIRDTKKLLTTAALIMSAFLITTSFITTLLIPERAFEPGGEANGRALAYLAHAYLGNVFGTVYDVSTIAILWFAGASAMAGLLNLMPRYLPRYGMAPHWARAVRPMVIVFTLVGFLVTWIFDADVDAQGGAYATGVLVLISSAAIAVTIAARRAGQRGWTIAFAVISAVFLYTTVLNIIERPDGVKIGACFIAGIVLISFFSRLARSFELRVTDVEFDATAERFVRDIASRKIRFIANEPDNRDVTEYRDKIEQIRADHEVPSQEDFVFVEVTVTDPSEFESGLTVRGEVMHGRYRVLTLESSSVSNALAAFLLHARDLTGQIPHIYFEWTEGNPFTNFLRFFLFGQGEVAPVTREVLREAEPDRSRRPRVHVG; from the coding sequence ATGGGCACCACCGAGCACCCGCCGCCCCACCGCCTGCGGGCTTGGATGCTGGAGGGCATGTCCGACATGGGCAAGGGCGGCGGCCTCCAGGGCCCGCACGCCCAGCCGGAGCCGCCGCACAAGGGTCAGCCCTGGTACCGGGTGATGTGCCTCACCGGCGTCGACTACTTCTCCACCCTCGGCTACCAGCCCGGCATCGCCGCCCTCGCAGCGGGCCTGCTCTCCCCCGTGGCCACCATCGTCCTGGTGATCGTCACCCTGGCCGGCGCCCTGCCCGTCTACCGGCGGGTTGCCGAGGAGAGCCCTCACGGACAGGGCTCCATCGCGATGCTGGAACGGCTTCTGACGTTCTGGAAGGGCAAGCTGTTCGTCCTCACCCTGCTGGGCTTCGCGGCCACCGACTTCCTCATCACCATCACCCTGTCAGCGGCGGACGCCTCCACCCACCTGGTGGAGAACCCCCATGTGGCCGACGCCCTGCACGACAAGCAACTGGTCATCACCCTGATCCTGATCGCCCTTCTGGGCGCGGTCTTCCTCAAGGGCTTCCTGGAGGCGATCGGGGTCGCGGTGGTTCTGGTGGGGATCTACCTCGCGCTCAACGTGGTCGTGGTCGCAACGGGCCTGTGGCACGTCGCCACCGAGGGGCACGTCGTCACCGACTGGTCCGGCGCCCTGACCGCCGAACACGGCAACGTCTTCGTCATGATCGGCGTGGCCCTGATCGTCTTCCCGAAGCTCGCGCTCGGCCTGTCGGGCTTCGAAACCGGCGTGGCTGTGATGCCGCACGTCCGGGGCGGCCCCTCGGACACGGAGGAGAAGCCCGCAGGCCGGATCCGGGACACGAAGAAGCTGCTCACCACCGCCGCTCTGATCATGAGCGCCTTCCTGATCACCACCAGCTTCATCACGACACTTCTGATCCCCGAGCGGGCGTTCGAGCCGGGTGGCGAGGCCAACGGCCGTGCGCTGGCCTACCTGGCACACGCATATCTGGGGAACGTCTTCGGCACGGTCTACGACGTCTCGACCATCGCCATCCTGTGGTTCGCCGGCGCCTCGGCCATGGCGGGGCTGCTCAACCTCATGCCCCGCTACCTGCCCCGTTACGGCATGGCACCGCACTGGGCCCGCGCCGTCCGGCCCATGGTCATCGTCTTCACGCTCGTCGGCTTCCTCGTCACCTGGATCTTCGACGCCGACGTGGACGCCCAGGGCGGCGCCTACGCGACCGGCGTCCTGGTCCTCATCAGCTCGGCCGCCATCGCGGTGACCATCGCCGCCCGCAGGGCGGGCCAGCGAGGCTGGACCATCGCCTTCGCGGTCATCTCCGCGGTCTTCCTCTACACCACCGTCCTCAACATCATCGAGCGTCCGGACGGCGTCAAGATCGGCGCCTGCTTCATCGCCGGCATCGTTCTGATCTCCTTCTTCTCCCGCCTCGCCCGCTCCTTCGAGCTCCGCGTCACCGATGTGGAGTTCGACGCCACCGCGGAACGATTCGTCCGGGACATCGCAAGCCGCAAGATCCGCTTCATCGCCAACGAGCCCGACAACCGGGACGTGACGGAGTACCGCGACAAGATCGAACAGATCCGTGCCGACCACGAGGTCCCGTCCCAGGAGGACTTCGTCTTCGTCGAGGTGACCGTCACCGATCCCTCGGAGTTCGAATCGGGTCTGACCGTCCGGGGTGAGGTGATGCACGGCCGCTACCGCGTGCTGACGCTGGAGAGCTCGTCCGTCTCCAACGCCCTGGCCGCCTTCCTCCTCCACGCCCGCGACCTCACCGGCCAGATCCCGCACATCTACTTCGAGTGGACCGAGGGCAACCCCTTCACCAACTTCCTCCGCTTCTTCCTCTTCGGCCAGGGCGAGGTCGCCCCGGTCACCCGCGAGGTACTGCGCGAGGCGGAACCCGACCGCTCCCGACGCCCCCGGGTCCACGTCGGCTGA
- a CDS encoding DUF6281 family protein, which yields MRISTSSRPNAAMSTPSRRLPWYAAVVVTALTTACTAQGGGGEAEESCAIAALYGGRTYTQVANVDFAVGEALGPAEFPPCDDTPGHDDDDAGPEPVTAYAVDGLDPRIAIAMRYTPDEIMLLAAQPGGSLPPEVEALLRG from the coding sequence ATGCGAATCAGCACGTCAAGCCGACCCAACGCCGCCATGTCGACGCCGTCGCGGCGGCTGCCGTGGTACGCGGCCGTGGTCGTCACCGCGCTGACGACCGCCTGCACGGCACAGGGCGGTGGCGGGGAAGCCGAAGAGTCATGCGCGATCGCTGCTCTGTACGGGGGCCGCACCTATACGCAGGTGGCCAACGTCGACTTCGCCGTTGGCGAAGCACTCGGCCCCGCCGAGTTCCCGCCCTGCGATGACACGCCGGGCCACGACGACGATGACGCGGGGCCCGAACCGGTCACGGCCTATGCCGTCGACGGCTTGGATCCACGTATCGCCATTGCGATGCGGTACACCCCGGACGAGATCATGCTTCTTGCCGCCCAACCCGGTGGCAGCCTGCCCCCAGAGGTCGAGGCCCTGCTACGAGGTTGA
- a CDS encoding aldo/keto reductase, producing MHTRTLGQGLEVSAIGLGCMGMSQSYGPNPGNRQDMIAVLRGAVDRGITFFDTAEVYGPYVNEELVGEALAPARDQVVIATKFGWRIEDGKSVGLDSRPEQIRRVADASLRRLRTDTIDLFYQHRVDPDVPIDDVAGTVGELVQAGKVRHFGLSEAGAATIRRAHAVHPVTAVQSEYSLWTRDPEPEVLPTLAELGIGFVPFSPLGKGFLTGTVDTTTAFTDGDIRTTIPRFDQANLAANQALIDHVAGLAQAKNATPGQVALAWLLAQHPSIAPIPGTRRIARVEENAAATQLALSADERMDLDALAARIGVRGDRYNEMHMNLVDK from the coding sequence ATGCACACGCGTACCCTCGGTCAGGGCCTCGAGGTCTCGGCGATCGGCCTGGGCTGCATGGGCATGTCCCAGAGCTACGGCCCCAACCCCGGCAACCGGCAGGACATGATCGCCGTGCTGCGCGGCGCCGTCGACCGCGGTATCACGTTCTTCGACACCGCCGAGGTCTACGGCCCCTACGTCAACGAAGAACTGGTGGGCGAGGCGCTCGCCCCGGCGCGTGACCAGGTCGTCATCGCCACCAAGTTCGGCTGGCGCATCGAAGACGGCAAGTCCGTCGGGCTCGACAGCCGACCGGAGCAGATCAGGCGGGTCGCCGACGCCTCACTGCGCCGCCTGCGCACGGACACGATCGACCTCTTCTACCAGCACCGGGTCGACCCCGACGTGCCGATCGATGACGTCGCGGGCACGGTCGGCGAGCTGGTGCAGGCAGGCAAGGTACGGCACTTCGGCCTGTCCGAGGCGGGTGCCGCGACGATCCGGAGGGCGCACGCCGTCCACCCTGTGACCGCGGTGCAGAGCGAGTACTCCCTGTGGACCCGCGACCCCGAGCCCGAAGTCCTGCCCACGCTCGCCGAACTCGGCATCGGGTTCGTCCCCTTCAGCCCGCTCGGCAAGGGCTTCCTCACCGGCACCGTCGACACCACGACCGCGTTCACCGACGGTGACATCCGCACGACCATCCCGCGGTTCGACCAGGCCAACCTCGCCGCCAACCAGGCACTGATCGACCACGTCGCCGGCCTGGCCCAAGCGAAGAACGCCACCCCCGGGCAGGTGGCCCTGGCCTGGCTGCTGGCTCAGCACCCGTCGATTGCGCCGATCCCCGGCACCCGGCGTATCGCACGGGTGGAGGAGAACGCCGCCGCCACCCAGCTCGCGCTGTCCGCCGACGAGCGGATGGACCTGGACGCGTTGGCAGCCCGCATCGGCGTTCGCGGCGACCGCTACAACGAGATGCACATGAACCTGGTCGACAAGTAG